Proteins encoded within one genomic window of Synergistaceae bacterium:
- a CDS encoding 4Fe-4S binding protein: protein MKTSYIVDLDPEGCKGCGYCRIVCPRGVCEPSPDLNAKGYRIYRANAPEKCVGCMKCVFVCPDFCLDVLPAFGADADAKGAIA, encoded by the coding sequence ATGAAGACGTCGTACATTGTGGACCTGGATCCCGAAGGCTGCAAAGGCTGCGGATACTGCCGAATCGTCTGCCCCAGGGGAGTCTGCGAACCGAGTCCGGATTTGAACGCGAAAGGCTACAGAATTTACCGGGCGAACGCTCCGGAAAAATGCGTCGGCTGCATGAAATGCGTCTTTGTTTGTCCGGACTTCTGCCTTGACGTCCTGCCCGCCTTTGGGGCGGATGCGGATGCGAAGGGGGCCATCGCGTGA
- a CDS encoding AMP-binding protein — protein MNFNMNFDMKIKNLGELVELRAKEDGNRTFLSEPEGKTLSFGELGRAVGDVSQNLKRLGLRKKDRVALAFHNGIGASVAFLSAVAGGGVAVPLNPESASREMEFLLKNSGARFLLAADSLGEALEKKLPEGVKEGVKVETIASGPVRMLLFALSSGGRDGEKEDDLPEDTALLLYTSGTTGAPKGVVLTHGNLIAECVNIQEAHQLTGEDKVLCLLPLHHVNGLVVTLLTPLFVGHEVVMPPRFSAHSFWRWAASHRVTWFSAVPTIYSILLSRGEEAAETCRLRFARSASSALPEAVLREFEERYGVPVIESYGISEGGSQITSNPLPPAPHKAGSVGIPFGSEIKIVLEDGSEAPPGIVGEVAVRGANIAGGYFKNPEATAAQFRDSWFFTGDLGRFDEDGYLFLQGRKKELINRAGEMISPREIDEVLYLCPGVELAAAVGVPHSLYGEEVVAFVRFREGAAFSEEDVKAFCRNRLSAFKIPRRIYPAEEFPRGPSGKIQRLRLVERYLNLPEAERL, from the coding sequence ATGAATTTTAATATGAATTTTGATATGAAAATAAAAAATCTTGGCGAATTGGTCGAGCTGCGGGCAAAAGAAGATGGAAACCGGACGTTTTTGAGCGAGCCGGAGGGCAAAACCCTTTCTTTCGGAGAACTCGGCCGCGCCGTCGGGGACGTGAGCCAAAATCTCAAACGCCTGGGACTTCGGAAAAAAGATCGTGTCGCTCTGGCGTTTCACAATGGCATAGGAGCCTCGGTCGCCTTTTTGTCCGCAGTCGCCGGCGGAGGCGTGGCGGTTCCCCTCAACCCCGAAAGCGCGTCCAGGGAAATGGAATTTCTTCTGAAAAACTCCGGCGCGCGTTTTCTGCTGGCCGCCGATTCTCTGGGAGAGGCGCTCGAAAAGAAACTGCCTGAAGGCGTCAAAGAAGGCGTTAAAGTGGAAACTATCGCATCCGGACCGGTGCGTATGCTGCTTTTCGCTCTCTCCTCCGGAGGCCGCGACGGCGAAAAGGAGGACGACCTGCCGGAGGACACGGCTTTACTTCTTTACACGTCCGGCACCACAGGCGCGCCGAAGGGCGTCGTCCTCACCCACGGAAACCTGATTGCGGAGTGCGTCAACATTCAGGAGGCGCACCAACTCACCGGAGAGGACAAAGTTTTATGCCTGCTGCCGCTCCACCATGTCAACGGTCTGGTGGTCACTCTCCTGACTCCGCTTTTTGTCGGACACGAAGTCGTCATGCCGCCCAGGTTCAGCGCGCATTCTTTCTGGCGTTGGGCGGCATCGCACAGGGTCACGTGGTTCAGCGCGGTTCCCACCATCTACTCGATTCTTTTGAGCCGGGGCGAAGAAGCAGCGGAGACCTGCCGCCTGCGTTTCGCGCGGTCCGCGTCTTCGGCCCTGCCGGAGGCGGTGCTGAGGGAATTCGAAGAGCGTTACGGCGTTCCGGTGATTGAATCCTACGGAATATCCGAAGGGGGAAGCCAGATCACGAGCAACCCTCTGCCTCCGGCGCCTCACAAAGCGGGATCGGTGGGAATTCCCTTCGGCAGCGAGATCAAAATCGTTCTGGAGGATGGAAGTGAAGCGCCGCCGGGAATTGTGGGGGAGGTGGCGGTTCGGGGCGCAAACATCGCCGGCGGGTACTTCAAAAATCCGGAGGCCACGGCGGCGCAGTTCCGGGATTCCTGGTTTTTCACCGGCGACCTTGGCCGTTTCGACGAGGACGGTTATTTATTTTTGCAGGGCAGAAAGAAAGAGCTGATCAATCGGGCCGGAGAGATGATTTCTCCCCGTGAAATAGACGAAGTGCTGTACCTGTGCCCCGGGGTGGAATTGGCGGCCGCGGTGGGCGTGCCTCACTCGCTCTACGGAGAGGAGGTCGTCGCCTTTGTGCGCTTCCGTGAGGGCGCGGCGTTCAGCGAAGAGGACGTCAAAGCCTTTTGCCGGAATAGGTTGAGCGCGTTTAAAATACCCCGGCGTATTTACCCCGCTGAGGAATTTCCCAGGGGGCCCAGTGGAAAAATTCAGAGGCTCAGGCTCGTCGAGCGCTATCTGAACCTTCCGGAGGCCGAAAGATTATGA
- a CDS encoding ABC transporter ATP-binding protein, translating to MERERMTTQPAHPKEGGLVISRLGKTFSIEFGEVRALSGIDLTVQPREFLSIVGASGCGKSTLLRMIAGLESCEEGTIVSNGEEIHSPGYDRGMVFQESRLFPWLNVTENVTFGISESNRKKLSKKEKRDLVMQYLKLVGLEGFADAYPHQLSGGMQQRVSIVRALIEEPKILLLDEPFGALDALTRIHMQREILRIREFRRMTMILVTHDIDEAIYLGDRVIVMSSRPGTIKREIRVDLPRPRNRSSYEFVNIRKSILQEFFDDQDVEEDFSI from the coding sequence GTGGAACGTGAACGCATGACGACGCAGCCGGCGCATCCAAAAGAAGGCGGCCTGGTCATTTCGCGGCTGGGCAAGACGTTCTCCATCGAGTTCGGAGAGGTGAGGGCTCTCAGCGGCATCGATCTCACGGTGCAGCCGCGGGAATTTTTGAGCATCGTGGGCGCCAGCGGCTGCGGTAAGAGTACTTTGCTCCGCATGATCGCCGGGCTCGAAAGCTGCGAAGAGGGAACCATCGTCAGCAACGGCGAGGAAATTCACTCTCCCGGTTACGACCGCGGAATGGTTTTTCAGGAATCCAGACTGTTTCCCTGGCTCAACGTCACGGAGAACGTGACGTTCGGCATCAGCGAGTCGAACCGGAAAAAACTTTCCAAAAAAGAAAAACGCGATCTGGTTATGCAATACCTGAAACTCGTGGGGCTGGAAGGTTTCGCCGACGCGTATCCGCACCAGCTTTCGGGAGGCATGCAGCAGCGCGTCAGCATCGTGCGCGCCCTGATCGAAGAACCGAAGATCCTTTTGCTGGACGAGCCCTTCGGGGCGCTGGACGCTTTGACGAGAATCCACATGCAGAGGGAAATACTTCGCATTCGAGAGTTCAGGCGAATGACCATGATTCTTGTCACCCACGACATCGACGAGGCGATTTACCTGGGCGATCGGGTTATCGTGATGTCGAGCCGCCCGGGAACCATCAAACGGGAGATCAGGGTGGACCTGCCGCGTCCCCGCAACCGCAGCAGTTACGAATTTGTGAACATTCGTAAATCCATTCTTCAGGAATTTTTCGACGACCAGGACGTGGAGGAGGATTTTTCAATATGA
- a CDS encoding ABC transporter permease, which translates to MKKKNFSDLFFFSLILPVILIVIWELACRQGMVNTTILPSPGRILGSLVRQITGGGLQKNIAASLRRVLFGYSAGAVLGIVLGTLMGLFPPFEKSMRFLIEILRPVPIIAWVPVLILWSGIGERSKIIVIAIGTFWSVLINVMDGIRHVDKKYIEVSTLFMKSRMNVIMKVVLPAASPGIFTGLRIGVGTAWISVIGAEMIAASSGLGFFISYSRELAQPANMLVGVFTIGVIGWAINRFLRFAESRLLRWNVNA; encoded by the coding sequence ATGAAGAAGAAAAATTTTTCCGATTTATTTTTTTTCAGCCTGATCCTTCCGGTGATTTTGATCGTCATCTGGGAGCTGGCCTGCAGGCAGGGCATGGTCAACACGACGATCCTGCCGTCTCCCGGGAGGATTTTAGGTTCGCTGGTCAGGCAGATAACTGGAGGCGGCCTGCAAAAAAACATCGCGGCGAGCCTGCGGAGAGTCCTGTTTGGTTACTCGGCGGGGGCCGTGCTGGGAATTGTGCTGGGGACTTTGATGGGTTTGTTCCCGCCCTTCGAAAAATCGATGCGGTTTCTGATTGAAATCCTGCGGCCGGTCCCCATCATCGCCTGGGTTCCGGTGTTGATTCTGTGGTCGGGCATTGGGGAGCGTTCCAAAATCATCGTCATCGCGATCGGCACCTTTTGGTCCGTGCTCATTAACGTCATGGACGGCATTCGCCATGTGGATAAAAAGTATATTGAAGTTTCCACTCTCTTCATGAAATCCCGAATGAACGTCATCATGAAGGTGGTGCTCCCGGCCGCGTCCCCTGGCATCTTCACGGGACTGCGCATCGGAGTGGGAACGGCGTGGATAAGCGTCATCGGCGCGGAAATGATCGCGGCCTCCTCCGGTTTGGGGTTTTTCATTTCCTACTCCCGGGAACTCGCTCAACCTGCGAATATGCTGGTGGGCGTTTTCACAATAGGGGTGATCGGCTGGGCAATCAACCGCTTTTTGCGCTTCGCGGAGAGCCGATTGCTGCGGTGGAACGTGAACGCATGA
- a CDS encoding acyl-CoA dehydratase activase has translation MSVSKHVLENIREDLFEDMFDHGPTVGLDIGSRATKGVLLADGAATAALEASGVSNRETADSVLQRLLDAANLKRTDLACLVSTGYGRITLRFDDIPSRILTEISCHAMGAHILNPATRTVIDIGGQDSKAIRVEPDSGKVVEFIMNDKCAAGTGRFLEKVAQLLEIELDELGNCALRSSHPAEISSQCVVFAESEVISLKAGGVSREDIAAGIHLATARRIRSLMRKIGLEPTVLFTGGTANNPGMREALEEVLEVKMGDSSLDATYAGALGAAFYAGRFARERQLSYGNYI, from the coding sequence ATGTCAGTTTCCAAACACGTTCTGGAAAACATCCGCGAAGATCTGTTCGAAGATATGTTCGATCATGGCCCGACGGTGGGGCTGGACATAGGGTCTCGGGCCACGAAGGGGGTTCTCCTCGCCGACGGCGCCGCCACCGCCGCTCTTGAGGCGAGCGGCGTCTCGAACAGGGAAACTGCCGACAGCGTGCTGCAACGGCTTCTGGATGCCGCGAACCTGAAAAGGACGGACCTGGCCTGTCTGGTGAGCACGGGTTACGGACGGATCACGCTGCGGTTCGACGACATTCCGTCCCGGATACTCACCGAGATCTCCTGCCACGCCATGGGAGCACACATTTTGAACCCGGCGACGAGGACGGTCATCGACATCGGCGGACAGGACTCCAAAGCCATCAGGGTTGAGCCGGACAGCGGCAAAGTGGTGGAGTTTATCATGAATGACAAATGCGCCGCCGGCACGGGCCGTTTCCTCGAAAAAGTGGCTCAGCTTCTGGAAATCGAGCTGGACGAGCTGGGAAACTGCGCGCTGCGGTCGAGTCATCCCGCCGAAATCAGCAGTCAGTGCGTCGTGTTCGCCGAGTCGGAGGTCATTTCGCTGAAAGCGGGAGGGGTGAGCCGGGAGGACATCGCCGCCGGCATTCACCTGGCCACGGCGCGCAGAATCAGGAGCCTGATGCGCAAAATCGGTCTGGAGCCCACCGTTCTTTTTACCGGCGGGACGGCGAACAATCCGGGTATGCGAGAGGCGCTGGAGGAAGTTCTGGAGGTGAAGATGGGAGACTCCTCCCTGGACGCCACGTACGCGGGAGCGCTGGGAGCGGCTTTTTACGCCGGGCGTTTCGCCCGGGAGCGGCAGTTGAGCTATGGAAATTACATATAA